GCCGTCGCCTTCCGCCACACGCCCACCACGCTGGCCTTCATGTGCTGCACCCACTCCTGCACGGACGCGCCCAACGACGCCGCGCCTCTCGCCACCGCCGGCGGCGTCTCGCCCTCCTTCCTCCCATCCCCCTCCATCCTCACCGCCCGTGCACGGTGCACCGCTCGCAAGCTTCTTCTGCCTGTGCTGTTGCtatgagaagaagaagagagaagAGGGAGGACGAGAGAAGAAGAAGCGCGTGTGTACGCTACACTACATAGTCGCCGGTGCCTATGATGCGCTGTCCCGGTACCAGCGTCTAGACGCGCCACGTGGGCTTGGGAATATGCTCTGCTGGCGCTCTCCGGGGCCGCCAAGTGGCCGGCCGACGCACGCGTGCTTAATGGCGAAGCAAAGGAGGGCGGCGCCGCGCGATCTGGAACCAGCGGCGAGGATTCGATGATGGGAACGAGGCGGCGTGTACCGCGCAGGCGCAGGCGCAGGCGTGTCGGCCGCCCATCATCGATCGCCGGCCGCGTCAGTTACCATGGGTGAAGCCCAGATAGCTGCTGTTCTGTTCCCCTCAGTCGCCTGTATCTCAGTTTCTCGCCTGACCGGCCGGAGCACCGCCGCGTATCATCCCGGCGCTACGCAGGTGAT
This sequence is a window from Aegilops tauschii subsp. strangulata cultivar AL8/78 chromosome 7, Aet v6.0, whole genome shotgun sequence. Protein-coding genes within it:
- the LOC109767342 gene encoding uncharacterized protein; its protein translation is MEGDGRKEGETPPAVARGAASLGASVQEWVQHMKASVVGVWRKATARSEQEAAEADLRAAKEQVEATDEAEAKKKRLAG